A region from the Hylaeus volcanicus isolate JK05 chromosome 6, UHH_iyHylVolc1.0_haploid, whole genome shotgun sequence genome encodes:
- the LOC128878308 gene encoding chitin deacetylase 1, with translation MTATTTITMSPKFLFLLGSLLLLAGTQVRAQDDEGGDGLDANAEELCQDRPGDEYFRLSVEGDCRDVVRCDKATEIGVTRLATVRCPTGLAFDIERQTCDWKTNVKNCDQLEKPRKVLPILRTDEPVCPEGKLSCGNGECVDKELFCNGKPDCKDESDENACTVETDPNRAPDCDPTQCVLPDCYCSADGTRIPGNIEPSQVPQMITITFNGAVNVDNIDLYEDIFNGQRQNPNGCQIRGTFFVSHKYTNYSAVQDLHRRGHEISVFSLTHKDDPQYWTQGSYDDWLAEMAGARLIIERFANITDGSIIGMRAPYLRVGGNKQFEMMADQFFVYDASITASLGRVPIWPYTLYFRMPHKCNGNGGNCPSRSHPVWEMVMNELDRRDDPTFDESLPGCHMVDSCSNIQSGEQFGRLLRHNFNRHFNSNRAPLGLHFHASWLKSKKEYREELIKFIEEMLARSDVYFVTMVQVIKWMQTPTELSALRDFQDWKETCDEKGQPYCSLPNACPLTTRELPGETLRLFTCMECPNYYPWLLDPTGDGFTANKK, from the exons ATgacggcgacgacgacgatcaCGATGTCGCCCAAGTTCCTGTTCCTTCTTGGATCCCTGCTTCTGCTTGCCG GAACGCAGGTCAGGGCACAAGACGATGAGGGAGGTGACGGGCTCGATGCAAACGCTGAAGAATTGTGCCAAGACAGGCCAGGAGACGAGTACTTCCGGTTGAGCGTCGAAGGAGACTGTCGTGATGTTGTAAG ATGCGACAAAGCGACGGAGATCGGCGTGACCAGATTGGCCACCGTGCGATGTCCGACAGGTTTGGCGTTCGACATCGAGAGGCAGACGTGCGACTGGAAGACAAACGTGAAGAACTGCGATCAGCTCGAGA AGCCACGTAAGGTCTTGCCCATCCTGAGGACCGACGAACCGGTCTGCCCTGAAGGGAAACTGTCGTGCGGTAACGGCGAATGCGTCGACAAGGAGCTCTTCTGCAACGGTAAACCAGACTGCAAGGACGAATCCGACGAGAATGCATGCA CCGTGGAGACCGACCCGAATCGTGCGCCAGACTGCGATCCGACTCAATGCGTCTTGCCAGACTGCTACTGCTCCGCCGACGGTACCAGGATCCCTGGCAACATCGAGCCGTCCCAGGTGCCCCAGATGATCACGATCACCTTCAATGGAGCCGTGAACGTCGACAACATCGATCTCTACGAGGATATCTTCAACGGGCAACGTCAGAATCCCAACGGCTGCCAGATCAGAGGCACCTTCTTCGTCTCCCACAAGTACACCAACTACTCGGCGGTCCAAGACCTCCATCGACGCGGTCACGAGATCTCCGTGTTCTCTCTGACCCACAAAGACGATCCACAATACTGGACCCAAGGTAGCTACGACGACTGGCTGGCCGAAATGGCCGGCGCCAGGCTGATCATCGAGCGATTCGCCAACATCACCGACGGCTCCATCATTGGAATGAGGGCTCCTTACCTCCGTGTGGGTGGCAACAAACAGTTCGAGATGATGGCCGATCAGTTCTTCGTCTACGACGCCTCCATCACCGCGTCCCTGGGTCGTGTGCCCATTTGGCCGTACACCCTCTACTTCAGGATGCCGCACAAGTGCAACGGAAACGGTGGCAATTGTCCATCACGGTCCCATCCGGTCTGGGAGATGGTGATGAACGAGCTGGACAGAAGAGACGACCCGACTTTCGACGAATCGCTCCCTGGTTGCCACATGGTGGACTCTTGCTCGAATATACAGTCCGGTGAACAGTTCGGCAGGCTGCTCAGGCACAACTTCAACAGGCACTTCAACAGCAACAGGGCCCCGTTGGGTCTTCACTTCCACGCTTCTTGGTTGAAGAGCAAGAAGGAGTATAGAGAGGAGCTGATCAAGTTCATCGAGGAGATGCTTGCCAGGAGTGATGTCTACTTCGTCACCATGGTCCAG GTTATCAAGTGGATGCAGACGCCCACGGAGCTGTCAGCCCTGCGTGATTTCCAAGACTGGAAGGAGACCTGCGACGAAAAAGGACAGCCCTACTGTTCTTTACCTAACGCATGCCCATTGACCACCAGGGAGCTTCCAGGCGAGACCCTTCGTCTGTTCACCTGTATGGAGTGCCCCAACTATTATCCGTGGCTACTCGACCCGACTGGCGACGGTTTCAccgcgaataaaaaatga